A stretch of Synechococcus sp. MIT S9220 DNA encodes these proteins:
- the rpsS gene encoding 30S ribosomal protein S19, whose translation MGRSLKKGPFIADSLLRKVEKQNAADDKSVIKTWSRASTILPMMIGHTIAVHNGRTHVPVFVTEQMVGHKLGEFAPTRTFKGHIKDKKGGR comes from the coding sequence ATGGGACGTTCACTTAAAAAAGGCCCCTTCATTGCCGACAGCCTGCTTCGCAAGGTTGAAAAGCAAAACGCCGCCGATGACAAATCGGTGATCAAAACGTGGTCAAGGGCTTCCACGATCCTGCCGATGATGATCGGCCACACAATCGCGGTTCACAACGGCCGCACCCACGTGCCGGTCTTCGTGACTGAACAGATGGTGGGCCACAAGCTTGGCGAATTCGCCCCCACCCGCACCTTTAAAGGCCACATCAAAGACAAGAAAGGAGGCCGCTGA
- the rplB gene encoding 50S ribosomal protein L2 — MAIRTFRPYTPGTRTRVVTDFSEVTGRKPERSLVVSKHRRKGRNNRGVITCRHRGGGHKRQYRIVDFRRNKHGVPAKVAAIHYDPHRNARLALLFYTDGEKRYILAPAGVTIGQTVVSGPESPIEIGNAMPLSDIPLGSSVHCVELYAGRGGQMVRTAGASAQVMAKEGDYVALKLPSTEVRLVRRECYATIGEVGNSEIRNTSLGKAGRRRWLGRRPQVRGSVMNPCDHPHGGGEGRAPIGRSGPVTPWGKPALGLKTRKRNKPSNKFVLRKRRKTSKRSRGGRDS, encoded by the coding sequence ATGGCAATCCGTACCTTCCGCCCCTACACACCCGGTACCCGCACCCGGGTCGTCACCGACTTCAGTGAAGTCACCGGCCGCAAGCCGGAGCGTTCGCTTGTGGTGTCCAAGCACCGCCGCAAGGGACGCAACAACCGCGGCGTGATCACCTGTCGCCATCGTGGCGGTGGCCACAAGCGGCAATACCGCATCGTCGATTTCCGACGCAACAAGCACGGCGTCCCCGCCAAGGTGGCCGCCATTCACTACGACCCGCACCGCAATGCGCGGCTGGCCCTTCTCTTCTACACCGATGGTGAGAAGAGATACATCCTGGCTCCAGCAGGAGTCACCATCGGTCAGACGGTGGTCTCAGGGCCTGAATCTCCTATCGAGATCGGCAACGCCATGCCGCTCTCTGACATTCCCCTCGGTTCCAGCGTTCACTGTGTCGAGCTTTACGCCGGTCGCGGTGGACAAATGGTCCGAACTGCCGGAGCCAGCGCTCAGGTGATGGCCAAGGAGGGCGATTACGTCGCCCTGAAACTGCCATCCACTGAGGTTCGCCTGGTGCGCCGTGAGTGCTACGCCACCATCGGCGAAGTCGGCAACTCGGAGATCCGCAACACCAGCCTTGGCAAGGCTGGGCGCCGGCGCTGGCTCGGACGCCGACCTCAGGTGCGAGGCAGTGTGATGAATCCCTGCGACCACCCCCATGGTGGTGGTGAAGGCCGAGCTCCGATCGGGCGTTCCGGTCCTGTAACCCCTTGGGGCAAGCCTGCGCTGGGACTCAAGACCCGCAAGCGCAACAAGCCGAGTAACAAGTTCGTCCTCCGCAAACGTCGCAAGACGTCCAAGCGGAGCCGTGGCGGACGCGACTCATGA
- a CDS encoding 50S ribosomal protein L23, giving the protein MTERFTGRLADVIRRPLITEKATRALELNQYTFEVDHRAAKPDIKAAVEQLFDVKVTGVSTMNPPRRSRRVGKFAGKRSQVKKAVVRLAEGNSIQLFPES; this is encoded by the coding sequence ATGACTGAGCGCTTCACAGGACGCCTGGCGGATGTGATCCGCAGGCCCCTCATCACAGAAAAAGCCACCCGAGCACTGGAACTGAACCAGTACACCTTCGAGGTGGACCACCGAGCTGCCAAGCCCGACATCAAAGCCGCTGTTGAGCAGCTATTCGATGTCAAGGTCACCGGCGTAAGCACCATGAATCCTCCCCGCCGCAGTCGTCGGGTCGGCAAATTTGCCGGCAAGCGCTCTCAGGTGAAGAAGGCTGTGGTGCGCCTCGCTGAGGGCAACTCCATCCAACTCTTCCCTGAGTCCTGA
- the rplD gene encoding 50S ribosomal protein L4 encodes MANCVVRDWQGKETGKASIDLKVAKETTAVDLMHRAVLRQQAHSRQGTASTLTRAEVRGGGRKPYKQKGTGRARQGSIRTPLRPGGGIVFGPKPRTYNLAMNRKERRLALRTALMARIDDVIVVKDFGAALEAPKTREVVDALGRLGVAADAKVLIVLTAPSEVVKRSVRNLEKVKLITADQLNVFDLLHANALVLGEEALATIQEVYGDD; translated from the coding sequence ATGGCCAATTGTGTTGTTCGTGACTGGCAGGGCAAGGAAACCGGCAAGGCTTCCATTGACCTGAAGGTGGCCAAGGAAACCACTGCCGTTGACCTGATGCACCGTGCGGTGCTGCGCCAGCAGGCCCACAGCCGTCAGGGAACTGCAAGCACCCTCACCCGTGCCGAAGTACGAGGTGGCGGACGCAAGCCTTACAAGCAGAAAGGAACCGGTCGTGCCCGTCAGGGATCGATCCGTACGCCTCTGCGTCCCGGCGGCGGCATCGTGTTTGGTCCCAAGCCACGCACCTACAACCTTGCGATGAATCGCAAGGAGCGTCGTCTGGCCCTGCGCACCGCGCTGATGGCCCGCATCGACGACGTGATTGTGGTGAAGGACTTCGGGGCAGCCCTCGAAGCGCCAAAAACCCGTGAAGTCGTTGACGCACTCGGGCGCCTCGGAGTTGCTGCCGACGCGAAGGTTTTGATTGTGCTCACCGCCCCTAGCGAAGTTGTGAAACGGTCCGTTCGCAACCTCGAGAAGGTCAAGCTGATCACTGCTGACCAGCTCAACGTCTTCGATCTGCTCCACGCCAATGCATTGGTGTTGGGCGAAGAGGCACTCGCAACCATCCAGGAGGTCTACGGAGATGACTGA
- the rplC gene encoding 50S ribosomal protein L3: protein MSIGILGKKLGMSQFFDEQGKAVPVTLIEAGPCRITQLKTTETDGYEAVQIGFGETREKLINKPAKGHLAKSGEGILRHLREYRVDDLKGLELGGAITVGDFEAGQKVDVSGDTMGRGFAGYQKRHGFSRGPMTHGSKNHREPGSTGAGTTPGRIYPGKRMAGRYGGKKITTRALTILKVDSDRNLLVVKGSVPGKPGSLLNIRPANRVGAKPTKGGK from the coding sequence ATGTCCATCGGCATCCTTGGGAAGAAACTGGGTATGTCCCAGTTCTTCGACGAGCAAGGCAAAGCCGTCCCGGTCACTTTGATCGAGGCGGGGCCTTGCCGAATTACCCAACTCAAGACCACTGAAACTGACGGCTATGAAGCCGTGCAGATCGGTTTTGGCGAAACACGCGAAAAGCTGATCAACAAGCCCGCGAAGGGTCACCTCGCCAAATCCGGCGAGGGGATCCTCCGCCACCTGCGTGAATATCGCGTCGACGACCTGAAGGGTCTCGAGCTGGGTGGCGCAATCACCGTGGGTGATTTCGAGGCAGGCCAGAAGGTTGACGTCAGCGGCGACACCATGGGTCGTGGCTTCGCCGGTTATCAAAAGCGTCATGGCTTCAGCCGAGGTCCGATGACCCACGGCTCGAAGAACCATCGTGAGCCCGGTTCAACCGGCGCCGGCACCACACCTGGTCGGATCTACCCCGGCAAGCGAATGGCTGGTCGCTACGGCGGCAAGAAAATCACCACGAGGGCCCTCACGATCCTCAAGGTGGACAGCGACCGCAACCTGCTCGTGGTCAAGGGCTCTGTTCCTGGCAAGCCTGGATCTCTTCTGAACATCCGGCCCGCCAATCGTGTGGGTGCCAAGCCCACCAAAGGAGGTAAGTGA
- a CDS encoding NAD(P)H-quinone oxidoreductase subunit N — MPLLLSGRGFRRELESAGVMAVHAPLEGGAETRLLRRLRAAGYRTQITSARGFGDPEVFLLQKHGVRPPHLGHQSVGRGAAVGEVQEVMPQLGEILLGNKPVVLWLIEGQVLSRSELLSLCDLCRREPRLKIVVEMGGARSLRWQPMTRLLGA; from the coding sequence ATGCCGCTGCTGCTTTCAGGTCGGGGTTTCCGCCGTGAACTGGAATCCGCAGGTGTCATGGCAGTCCATGCTCCCCTTGAGGGCGGCGCAGAGACGCGCCTGCTGAGGCGACTGCGTGCCGCTGGGTACCGCACTCAGATCACCTCAGCACGCGGTTTCGGAGATCCGGAGGTGTTTCTGTTGCAGAAACACGGCGTGCGCCCTCCACACCTTGGACATCAAAGCGTTGGCCGTGGTGCGGCGGTTGGAGAGGTGCAGGAAGTCATGCCTCAGCTTGGAGAGATTCTGCTTGGAAACAAGCCGGTCGTTCTCTGGCTGATCGAGGGGCAGGTGCTGTCTCGATCGGAATTGCTGTCCCTCTGCGACCTTTGCCGGCGTGAGCCGCGCTTGAAGATTGTGGTGGAAATGGGTGGTGCACGCAGCCTGCGCTGGCAGCCGATGACACGGCTGCTGGGAGCCTGA
- a CDS encoding LdpA C-terminal domain-containing domain, translating into MPVTGSQTAGDEALGEGRWVKLICGASNQDLAAVADLCALYAVAGVQCVDVAADAAVVNAARTGLSWARERTGHSPWLMVSVSDGRDAHFRKAVFDPSRCPPDCARPCERVCPADAIHAGPGVDPNRCYGCGRCLPACPLGLIETSDHRVGLDNLALLLAELQPDAIEVHTAPGREQDFDRTLEQVAAASIPLRRLAVSCGLEGHGLRSEDLVTELWGRHEALRKHGFRPLWQLDGRPMSGDVGAGTARAALRLWQQVRTSAPPGPLQLAGGTNGATIGLLDGLGLPRSSGPAGVAFGGMARSIVQPLLQEAECRRTTLRDWPFGWEQALALARDLVIPWLSRP; encoded by the coding sequence CTGCCGGTCACCGGTTCACAGACCGCCGGTGATGAAGCCCTCGGGGAGGGGCGTTGGGTCAAATTGATCTGTGGGGCCAGTAATCAGGATTTGGCTGCGGTTGCAGACCTTTGTGCCCTGTATGCCGTGGCCGGCGTTCAGTGTGTCGACGTGGCAGCCGACGCCGCTGTCGTCAATGCTGCTCGCACCGGTCTCAGCTGGGCTCGGGAACGCACTGGTCACTCCCCCTGGTTGATGGTCAGCGTCAGCGATGGACGTGATGCCCATTTTCGTAAGGCTGTCTTTGACCCGTCCCGTTGCCCACCTGATTGCGCGCGCCCCTGCGAGAGGGTCTGCCCGGCTGATGCCATTCATGCCGGTCCTGGTGTCGACCCCAACCGTTGCTACGGCTGTGGGCGCTGTTTGCCGGCCTGCCCCCTTGGCCTGATTGAAACCTCCGATCACCGAGTGGGGCTCGACAACCTCGCCCTTCTGCTGGCCGAGCTCCAACCCGATGCGATTGAGGTTCATACCGCACCTGGGCGTGAGCAGGACTTTGATCGCACGCTTGAGCAGGTTGCAGCTGCCTCGATTCCTCTGCGCAGGCTGGCGGTCAGTTGCGGTCTTGAGGGGCATGGTCTTCGCTCCGAAGATCTGGTCACGGAGCTGTGGGGTCGCCATGAGGCCCTGCGCAAGCATGGTTTTCGACCTCTCTGGCAGCTGGATGGACGTCCGATGAGCGGCGATGTCGGTGCAGGCACGGCCCGTGCGGCACTGCGGCTCTGGCAACAGGTGCGGACCAGCGCACCTCCGGGGCCGTTGCAGCTGGCGGGAGGCACCAATGGCGCGACGATTGGTTTGCTGGACGGCCTGGGGCTGCCGCGTTCCAGTGGTCCTGCAGGCGTCGCCTTTGGTGGCATGGCCCGTTCGATCGTGCAACCTCTTCTGCAGGAGGCGGAATGCCGCCGGACCACCCTGCGTGACTGGCCCTTCGGCTGGGAGCAGGCCCTGGCGCTGGCCCGTGATCTTGTCATCCCCTGGCTTTCACGCCCCTGA
- a CDS encoding AAA family ATPase — MSTERITDDLQRLLALLPTAVQEALASAERRDQLLEVVLDLGRIPEARYPGRSVELGGRCLERNDLEEMVSRIGQFGADNRAGIERTLHRISAVRNRSGDVVGLTCRVGRAVFGTVAIVRDLLDSGESLLLMGRPGVGKTTALREIARVLADDLHKRVVVIDTSNEIAGDGDIPHPAIGRARRMQVARPELQHQVMIEAVENHMPEVIVIDEIGTELEAQAARTIAERGVMLVATAHGNALANLIKNPTLCDLVGGIESVTLGDDEARRRRTQKTVLERAAEPTFPLAVEMHSRHRWAVHDDVGRTVDLLLRGQSPRPQQRELMADGGVRLVDPEPSTPQPPQRRPALAVVPLPDPRRSVPRDHAPEKSTVDEAPRALKLQVLCCGLSQQRLEEAVRCHGWPVSAVDDLASADVLLSVRRGLGRQPELRRQAREAGVPILVIKSDSLAQVERALERLLNRQPLPRQDHESERSFVHPDRGDALAALEECRLAVEQIVMPQGRPVELLPRNENVLQMQADLVARYSLQSDVYGSSDQRRLRVFPP; from the coding sequence ATGAGTACCGAGCGCATCACCGATGATCTGCAGCGGCTGCTCGCGTTGTTGCCCACCGCAGTTCAGGAAGCTCTTGCATCCGCTGAACGTCGTGATCAGCTGCTTGAGGTCGTGCTCGATCTCGGTCGGATTCCGGAAGCGCGCTATCCAGGTCGCTCGGTTGAACTTGGTGGCCGCTGCCTGGAGCGCAACGATCTCGAAGAGATGGTGAGCAGGATCGGCCAGTTCGGTGCTGATAATCGTGCCGGCATCGAGCGAACACTCCATCGCATCAGCGCCGTCCGTAATCGCAGCGGGGATGTGGTCGGCCTCACCTGTCGCGTTGGACGCGCCGTTTTCGGAACAGTCGCCATCGTTCGTGATCTGCTCGACAGCGGTGAGTCACTGCTGCTGATGGGACGCCCCGGTGTGGGCAAGACCACAGCTCTTAGGGAAATTGCCCGTGTGTTGGCCGATGATCTGCACAAGCGGGTCGTTGTGATCGACACCAGCAATGAAATCGCTGGTGATGGAGACATTCCACATCCTGCAATCGGTCGTGCCAGGCGCATGCAGGTGGCCAGGCCCGAACTTCAGCACCAGGTGATGATCGAGGCGGTTGAAAATCACATGCCCGAAGTCATCGTGATCGATGAGATCGGTACTGAGCTGGAAGCTCAGGCGGCACGCACGATCGCCGAGAGGGGAGTGATGCTTGTGGCCACCGCCCACGGCAATGCACTCGCCAATCTGATCAAGAATCCGACACTGTGCGATCTGGTGGGGGGGATTGAGTCCGTCACCCTTGGCGACGATGAGGCACGCCGGCGCCGAACGCAGAAAACCGTTCTGGAGCGTGCTGCTGAACCCACCTTCCCGCTCGCTGTGGAGATGCACAGCCGCCATCGCTGGGCAGTTCACGACGATGTCGGGCGCACCGTGGATCTGTTGCTGCGTGGACAAAGCCCCAGGCCTCAGCAGCGCGAACTGATGGCGGACGGCGGCGTCAGGCTTGTCGACCCAGAGCCTTCAACGCCGCAGCCTCCTCAGCGGCGGCCTGCCCTGGCCGTTGTTCCTTTGCCCGATCCCAGGCGTTCCGTTCCCAGGGACCATGCTCCCGAAAAGTCCACCGTTGATGAGGCTCCGCGTGCGCTGAAGCTGCAGGTGCTCTGTTGTGGACTCAGTCAGCAGCGACTCGAAGAAGCTGTCCGCTGCCATGGTTGGCCTGTCAGTGCTGTTGACGATCTGGCGAGTGCGGATGTGCTGCTGAGCGTGCGTCGAGGGTTAGGACGGCAGCCCGAGCTTCGCCGACAGGCAAGGGAGGCCGGGGTACCGATTCTTGTGATCAAGTCAGATTCTCTGGCCCAGGTGGAGCGAGCTCTTGAGCGACTGCTCAACCGCCAGCCTCTGCCCAGACAAGACCATGAGTCTGAGAGGTCATTCGTTCATCCGGATCGAGGCGACGCCTTGGCGGCTCTCGAGGAATGCCGTCTTGCAGTCGAGCAGATTGTGATGCCGCAGGGGCGTCCGGTTGAACTTCTACCTCGCAACGAGAACGTTCTTCAGATGCAGGCAGATCTTGTGGCGCGTTACAGCCTTCAGAGCGATGTCTATGGATCCAGTGATCAGCGCCGGCTCAGGGTCTTCCCGCCATGA
- a CDS encoding HAD family hydrolase — protein MRSPSLLVFDFDGVIVDGMNEYWWSARRACLQLNPAVDLPESTPPQFRQLRPWIHHGWEMVLSAALISEQRGPLDQLGVQAFVHDYTAQCTAALERFGWTPALLQQTLEIVRADAVRTDRDSWLALHQPYPGVPERLTAFSEENMAWAVLTTKARDFTAELLASMGLKPERLDGHESGSKPEVLRRLACDWTLEGFVEDRRPTLETVRTTPGLETLPCWLVSWGYLRPTDVTDLSSGIRLLRPEQFAAPLADWP, from the coding sequence GTGCGGTCACCCAGTCTGCTGGTCTTCGATTTTGACGGCGTGATTGTGGATGGGATGAACGAATACTGGTGGAGTGCTCGTCGTGCCTGCCTGCAGCTCAATCCCGCTGTCGATCTTCCTGAGTCCACACCGCCACAGTTCCGGCAGCTCAGGCCCTGGATTCATCACGGTTGGGAGATGGTGCTGAGCGCGGCATTGATTTCCGAGCAACGCGGTCCTCTCGATCAGCTCGGGGTCCAGGCATTTGTGCACGACTACACGGCGCAATGCACAGCTGCCCTGGAGCGTTTCGGCTGGACTCCTGCCTTGCTGCAGCAGACCCTGGAGATTGTGCGGGCCGATGCCGTGCGGACCGATCGGGACTCATGGCTGGCTCTGCATCAGCCCTATCCGGGAGTGCCTGAGCGTTTGACTGCTTTTTCGGAAGAGAACATGGCCTGGGCGGTGCTCACCACCAAGGCACGGGATTTCACCGCTGAGCTGCTCGCCTCGATGGGGCTCAAGCCAGAACGGCTGGATGGGCATGAGTCGGGATCCAAGCCTGAGGTGCTGCGCCGCCTGGCCTGCGACTGGACACTGGAGGGTTTTGTCGAGGACCGTCGCCCCACCTTGGAAACCGTTCGAACCACCCCAGGCCTCGAAACCCTGCCCTGCTGGCTGGTCAGCTGGGGCTACCTGAGACCCACGGATGTGACGGACCTCTCCAGTGGAATTCGCCTATTGAGGCCAGAGCAGTTCGCAGCCCCCTTGGCGGACTGGCCCTGA
- the recA gene encoding recombinase RecA yields the protein MPADVKASQSSGGDVRPGERDKALNLVLGQIERNFGKGSIMRLGDASRMRVETISTGALTLDLALGGGYPKGRVVEVYGPESSGKTTLTLHAIAEVQRNGGVAAFVDAEHALDPVYAASLGVDVENLLVSQPDTGEMALEIVDQLVRSAAVDIVVVDSVAALTPRAEIEGEMGDLAVGSQARLMSQAMRKITGNIGKSGCTVIFLNQLRLKIGVTYGNPETTTGGNALKFYASVRLDIRRIQTLKRGTEEYGIRAKVKVAKNKVAPPFRIAEFDILFGRGISTLGCLLDLAEETGVVTRKGAWYSYEGDNIGQGRDNTIGWLEQNSEAKDAIEVLVRQKLTEGSEVTSNSMRPLAAAARSAAAKPLAKSAEVAAPSKDAA from the coding sequence ATGCCAGCCGACGTGAAAGCCTCCCAGTCCTCCGGCGGAGATGTCCGCCCCGGTGAGCGCGATAAAGCGCTCAATCTCGTGCTCGGTCAGATCGAGCGCAACTTCGGCAAGGGTTCGATCATGCGTCTCGGGGACGCATCCAGGATGAGGGTGGAAACCATTTCCACTGGAGCTCTCACCCTTGATCTCGCCCTCGGTGGTGGGTATCCCAAGGGACGAGTCGTTGAGGTCTACGGGCCCGAAAGTTCCGGTAAGACCACGTTGACCTTGCATGCCATCGCCGAGGTTCAGCGCAATGGAGGCGTCGCGGCCTTTGTTGATGCCGAGCATGCACTCGACCCGGTTTATGCCGCATCGCTGGGAGTGGATGTGGAAAACCTGCTGGTTTCTCAGCCGGACACCGGCGAGATGGCGCTGGAAATCGTGGACCAGTTGGTCCGTTCTGCGGCTGTCGACATCGTGGTGGTTGACTCTGTCGCCGCTCTGACGCCCCGTGCTGAGATCGAAGGTGAGATGGGCGACCTTGCCGTGGGCAGTCAGGCCCGTCTGATGAGCCAGGCGATGCGCAAGATCACAGGCAATATCGGCAAGTCCGGTTGCACGGTGATTTTCCTCAACCAACTGCGTCTCAAGATTGGTGTTACCTACGGCAACCCAGAAACCACCACCGGTGGTAACGCTCTCAAGTTTTACGCCTCGGTGCGTCTTGATATCCGCCGTATTCAGACGCTCAAGCGCGGTACTGAGGAATATGGCATCCGCGCCAAGGTGAAGGTGGCCAAAAACAAAGTGGCTCCTCCCTTCCGCATCGCGGAATTCGACATCCTCTTTGGTCGTGGGATCAGCACGCTGGGTTGTCTGCTTGATCTGGCGGAGGAGACGGGCGTCGTGACTCGCAAGGGTGCCTGGTACAGCTATGAGGGCGACAACATCGGTCAGGGTCGTGACAACACCATTGGTTGGCTGGAGCAAAATTCGGAGGCCAAGGATGCCATTGAGGTTTTGGTGCGTCAGAAGCTGACGGAGGGTTCGGAAGTCACGTCCAACTCCATGCGTCCTCTTGCTGCTGCGGCACGCTCGGCTGCTGCCAAGCCTCTCGCCAAGTCCGCTGAGGTTGCTGCGCCGTCGAAGGACGCAGCCTGA
- a CDS encoding DUF1815 family protein, whose amino-acid sequence MFLRLAEQYRSVVQDLVMSLQALATNLSKQGITATCYVCDDGQHGSGASFMAELGEQHMVRFLVSDFGISWVESRNGRELVKFEGAEAIQELQRITGNLQRSRSECSSSQLKQG is encoded by the coding sequence GTGTTCCTCCGACTTGCCGAGCAATACCGCTCGGTCGTCCAAGATCTGGTCATGAGCCTTCAGGCTCTTGCGACAAATCTCAGCAAACAGGGCATCACAGCAACCTGCTACGTCTGCGATGACGGCCAGCACGGAAGTGGAGCCTCATTTATGGCCGAGCTTGGCGAGCAACATATGGTGCGCTTTCTGGTCTCTGACTTCGGCATCAGCTGGGTCGAATCCCGCAACGGCCGCGAACTGGTGAAATTCGAAGGCGCTGAAGCCATTCAGGAACTTCAGCGCATCACAGGGAACCTGCAGAGAAGCCGCAGCGAATGCAGCTCCTCACAGCTCAAGCAGGGCTAA
- a CDS encoding DUF2839 domain-containing protein: protein MGEARRRASQGLPPRQSKPDPKDAERFIAWLPLTRAQATQFVSITTRGAWIGIAALVLFWVVVRFIGPAAGFWTLADSP, encoded by the coding sequence ATGGGAGAAGCACGACGCCGTGCCAGTCAGGGACTGCCACCTCGCCAGAGCAAGCCCGATCCCAAGGACGCTGAGCGATTTATCGCCTGGCTACCGCTGACTCGAGCGCAGGCCACGCAATTCGTGTCCATCACCACACGAGGCGCCTGGATCGGCATCGCAGCCCTGGTGCTGTTCTGGGTGGTGGTGCGCTTCATCGGGCCTGCCGCCGGATTCTGGACACTTGCCGACAGCCCATAA
- a CDS encoding helicase: MLEVQAHQQLKHLLRGEAGQWEHQLTLSRLVGRSLRRQDRTRIQLSAGSSDRWWLALLVPLSLRSHHTVLVLDRTQHQRLLHVERPRLLESGLKLGCWTGFDPPPGNQIWLLTPQQLLDVHRRGQLRPDDHLVVPEAEWLQDRLRRAMTVNIESCHWEELRAAFPSAGEGLLDLHERLSRQLVALGGGTNRDLAMPESALTRVRDLLQLLGSTPEPWCQLMSMDRSSWASWARVDSNTLQWSWQLQPLEPLITLESLFLKHPWTLIHADGGCRRHGEEPSIDSDELRIDLRDAPRGEPLPIYLPRRQPLPNTEIFAGHLLEQSRRLILGRTGLTAVLVDAPCMRQRLCSELAAEFGSRVTLESTAPESNGVICCSWNWWLSHQHLLPDPEQLIAAMLPIASLEDPLTAARVELLKRQRRDWFRTLLLPEALAILIPAIASLRRSGGRLAILDGRVRGRSWGEQVLRALEPWDSLQRLRPD; encoded by the coding sequence ATGCTGGAAGTCCAGGCCCATCAGCAGCTCAAGCACCTGCTTCGAGGAGAAGCGGGCCAATGGGAGCACCAACTGACCCTGAGTCGCCTGGTAGGCCGAAGTCTGCGACGCCAGGATCGAACCAGAATCCAGCTGTCTGCGGGCAGCAGCGACCGTTGGTGGCTAGCCCTGCTGGTGCCGCTCAGCCTCCGCAGCCATCACACCGTGCTGGTTCTCGACCGGACTCAACACCAGCGGTTGCTGCATGTTGAACGGCCGCGCCTGCTGGAGAGCGGATTAAAGCTGGGATGCTGGACAGGCTTTGATCCCCCGCCTGGAAACCAGATCTGGCTGTTGACACCCCAACAGCTTCTGGATGTCCATCGCCGCGGACAGCTCCGTCCTGACGATCATCTTGTTGTTCCCGAGGCGGAGTGGCTTCAAGACCGTCTGCGACGGGCCATGACCGTGAACATCGAATCCTGTCACTGGGAGGAACTGCGAGCAGCATTTCCCTCCGCAGGAGAGGGTTTGCTGGATCTGCATGAACGCCTGAGCCGCCAGCTTGTCGCCCTTGGTGGCGGAACGAACCGCGACCTCGCCATGCCCGAGAGCGCTCTGACCCGGGTTCGCGATCTGCTGCAGCTGCTGGGTTCAACACCAGAACCCTGGTGCCAGCTGATGTCCATGGACAGGTCATCTTGGGCCAGCTGGGCTCGCGTGGATTCGAACACCCTGCAGTGGAGCTGGCAGTTGCAACCGCTTGAACCACTGATCACGCTGGAATCGCTCTTCCTAAAGCATCCCTGGACATTGATCCACGCAGATGGAGGCTGTCGACGTCATGGCGAAGAGCCGAGCATCGACAGCGATGAGCTGCGAATCGATCTACGCGATGCACCGCGTGGAGAGCCATTGCCGATCTATCTGCCGAGGCGTCAGCCACTGCCAAACACTGAAATTTTCGCCGGCCATCTTCTGGAGCAGAGCCGACGCCTGATCCTTGGCCGAACGGGATTAACCGCAGTCTTGGTGGATGCGCCATGTATGCGTCAGCGTCTCTGCAGCGAGCTTGCAGCGGAATTCGGAAGCAGGGTCACGTTGGAAAGCACCGCACCGGAGTCCAACGGCGTGATCTGCTGCAGCTGGAACTGGTGGTTGAGTCATCAGCATCTGCTTCCGGACCCGGAACAGCTGATTGCAGCCATGCTGCCGATCGCCAGCCTGGAGGACCCTCTGACCGCAGCCCGTGTGGAGTTGCTGAAGCGCCAGAGGCGTGATTGGTTTCGCACGCTTCTGCTCCCCGAAGCACTGGCCATTTTGATCCCTGCTATTGCCTCGCTCAGACGCAGCGGTGGTCGGCTGGCCATCCTCGACGGACGGGTCCGAGGACGCAGCTGGGGAGAGCAGGTGCTGCGTGCGCTGGAACCCTGGGACTCGTTGCAGAGACTTCGGCCAGACTGA